CAATCAAGCATGAAGTAGTTAACATTGTCATAATATTAGAGTAAAAAGtttttaatataatatgaaatgtttaatatatAGTTATTGTATATGGTCATATAATATTTTGAGTAGATATTCTATGTTTATAACaactttgttttttcttttttgaagaCATTTTTTAATCTCACTTTTGTTCAGTCCAAAATGGCAACTACCCAGATGATGACAGAATAACTTTTTTTCATTGTGAATTTGAAGGCCATGAGGGGAAAACAGGATTTTCTTGGCAATCTATCTCAGTGTCTGGGTTGACGAGAGACACACATTTGAAGACAATGATGTCAGTGTTAGCTCTGTGTCTTTGTATCATGTTTTAGCCTATATTACCTAAAGGCCTGTGTTTGTTGCCTCTTGTTTCATCTCATGGCATAAAGCACAACTCAGGTTAATTAGTAGAATAGCCTACAACAATACACTGCTGACAATCCAGCAACATAAACATAATCCTGACCCATACTTGACAATATCAGAGTagtgatttttttccccctaatACATATGGTCAATACTTATATGGACACATCTacttcaagggtatttcttgattttttactattttcaacattgtagaataaaagtaacaacatcaaaactatgaaataacacaaatggAGTCAATGTAGTAACAAAGAAATTGTTAAAcatattaaaatacataatgtagattcctcaaagtagaaatactttgccttgatgacagctttgcacactctttgcattctctcaaccatcTTTATGAGGTAATCACCtgcaatgcatttcaattaacaggtgtgccttgttgaTAGTGAaattgtggaatttctttccttcttaataTGTTTGAGTCAATCAGTTGCCTTGTGACATGGTAgagttggtatacagaagaccctcattctgtctgtactgtagtagtccatattatgacAAGAACGGCTCAAATGGGCAAAATAGTAGCAACTGTGCATCATATATATTTACTACGGAATTTGATAGGAACTTtggatatttgtaaatgtttgcaattaGGAACATTTACTATGGAGAACAATTCATAAATCATATCATAGGTTGCAACATCACAATGGACAACTTCTTCACCACTGTCCCTCTTACTGAGAAGCTCCTTGAGAATAACCTGACCATTGTGGGGACTCTTCATCAGAACAAGCCGGACATACCGCCTGTCATGAAGCCATCCAAATGTCATTTAATTGCTGTACAAATAGTTGAATTGCTCAGAATTTGGATTAAATGGCAACATGAACATGGTGAGCTATGTGCCGAAGAAGGGAAAGACTGTTGTCCTCCTGAGCACCATGCATGATGACGAAAGGAGGAGTGGACACAGAGGATCAGATGGTTCGCACTTCTACATGTAACCGGAGCACATGGAGGTGGCCCATGGTGCTCTGGTACAATGTGCTGGATGTTGCCCCCCTcaatgcctacaccttccctgcacaacaccctgattacatgggtggtgtgaccaatgcctacaccttccctgcacaacaacctgattacatgggtggtgtgaccaatgcctacaccttccctgcacaacaccctgattacatgggtggtgtgaccaatgcctacaccttccctgcacaacaacctgattacatgggtggtatGACCAATGCGTGGTGGCTGTTCATTAAGGAGCTGGGCAAAGAGCTTGTCGTGCCACTTATGAAGAGGTGCATGGAGAGCACACCACACCTCCAAAAGCATATTACAGAGGCAATGGGAAGATGTGGGATCAAAAACCAAAACCCAGCCATAGGAGGACATCAGGCAGGAGGGACaagtgaagaggaagaggtgcAAGAGCTGCCCAGCTGCCAAAGACAGACAAGTCAGCAGCTGGTGTTCCCAGTGCGCCAGGCCTGTCTGCAAGGAGCACAAACACATCGTTATCATTTGTGAAGAATGTTAGCACTGAGATGGCAATGTGTGCCGTACCCAATTGCACTAGAGTTCAATATCAGTGTTATTGGTTATCAGTGATATGTGTTATGtgtgacaatattttttttacttatttactcttattgttttatgtattattGTTTGGTCCAAATcactgttaaatttttttttcgaacaaagattattattataGTATGTCTTTATGCTTATAATCACACTTGCATACTTGGGTCATTTGTGTGAAGTTGATATAGTAATacaaaaactttattttcataaagtaaataaaacaatgatttgTGATAATCAAAAACAAGATATTCATTGAGTTCTTGTAATATAAtatgattaaatacatttatttcaaaagatATAGCAAAGAAACACTCTGCCATGCATGAAATAACATAGGAATTTAATACAGGTCATGTTTTACCCATGTTGTGCATTAGAAGGGGTTTGCATAGCTTGTGCATCAAAGggttaagacatgaaggtcagtctaTCTGGGAAAATTTCAAGAACTATGTGCAGTTGGAAAAACCATGAAGGAACACGATGAAACTGTCTCTCATGAGGACCATGACAGGAAATTAAGACTGCTGCCAAGAAGTCAATTAGTGTTACCAGCCTCAGAGATCGCCAAtcaactgcacctcagattgcagccaaaATAAAAACTTCACATTGTtcaaaaaacagacaaatattAATATCAACTGAGGAGActgtgtgaatcaggccttcatggttgaATTGATGCATAGAAACCACTGATAAAGGACACCAATAAAAAGATAACACGAAAATAACACGAAAAATAGACATTAGACAGGTGGAAATCTGGAAATCTTTGGTCCAAATTTGGTTCCAACTGCCATGTCTTTGTGATATGAATAGTCTCCACATGTGAATTTCCATAGATTTcaaagttttgatgtcttctcTATTATTCAACGATGTGGAAATTAGGCTCTTCTTCTCCAAACAGTATCTCTCTAGATCCATGAGATCCTTTGGTCTGCTCTAATGGACTTCCCCCTTCATTTAaaaccacagattttcaatgggattcaggtAACGAGACTGAGATGGCCATTGCAATATGTTGATTTTGTGGTCAAGTAACCAATTCTTTGTGGATTTCGGTATGTGGTTGCCTGGGGTGAATGTCTTTTTAGAAGATCCACTTGCAACCATGTTTCAGCCTATTGGCCAGAGCAAGTAGGTTTTAGGCTATAATATCCATGTGTTTCTAGAGTTCATAATGTTGTTGACCGTAAGAAGGGCCCAGGATCGGTGGAAAAGCCCCATAATATCAAAGCCCCAGCGCCATATTTGACAGTTGTTATGAGGTCCATTTTCTGATTATGCAACCTTGTTTTGACGTCAAGCCCACTGGTGGTGTACGTGGCCAAAGAGCTCTAGTTCTAGTCCAAGTGCCAATGCTGTTTAGCAAACCCCTGCTGCTTACATTTGTTGGTTGCCTTTTGTTgatttggagacttggtgacctTAATAAGACATAACCCTGGTTCTGTATCTCTCCAGCTGTGGCTGTAAGATGATTTTCTTTGACCCAAACATCTCCCTCACAGCATTGTGGGTAagagaacacagtgcattgtaACCCTTACCAGGCAGGTCTAAAACAGTTCTATTTGTTCTCAACTtcttaatcattttaaatattgcAGTAATAGTGGTAAGTGGCATATTTACATTATTAACAACTCATtgttaacaacaacaacaaaaaatcacTCATTGTTTGATTTATCAAGttcaaaaacaatttcaatcaatcaatcaaaatttatttataaagcgctttttacaacagcagttgtcacaaagtgctttacagagacacccggccttaaaccccaaggagcaaacaacagcagtgttgaatttcagtggctaggaaaaactccagtgaccagtcctcttctggctgtgccgggtgagatattaagagtccaattggaataataaatacatttctcttggctaaatccagagtatattcgattttagactaggtcagaagtatgaccaggtggacaaggacaggaacagcaacggtccccccaaaccaggtaatccgcaggtgtggaccaggacctcatctccttctaaaatttaaaattggaggaaactgagaaaagttagtagtacatccctcatgtcccccagcacaataatatagcagcgtaacaccttggaaactgagactgAGACTCTTTTGTTTCATATTGATAGATTAAAACTGGAGTTTGTATGCCTGTTACCTCATTTTCACatcccagtgaaacaggaagcaaTGGAAGACCACAATTTAGTTCCTTAACACTCTGGGCTCCATGCACACGTGTGGATCCTAGTCGGATACCAGGATTCAATACCTGTCTCTGCACCATTGTCTCCTCTTCACTGGTCTCCCTGTAATTCCATCTGTCAATAAAACCATTGTAAGGAGAGTGTATgtccaaaataatattgttttccCATATTTTAACTATGTTGCTTCTATACAGCCTGTTCTGCTCATCTTTATGGGCCAATCATTTAGTAAGTGACTTTATGTCTATCTTCTCCGGCTTTTCCTTGCATTCCTTCTAAACCCACAGCCACCCAGACAGGGGTCTGATATAAGGAAACTCTCTGACTGTACTCTTATGCACAGCCTGCAATGAATTGTTGATGTGGAGGGGAAAGGAAGAAGGTTGGGTGGGAGAAAAATAGAATGACTGTCATCTGAATAATTGAGTGTGAGTTTCAAGTACTACAGTCTACCAGTAGGGGTTGGGTTTTCAGTAAATGTGTCTAGAAAAGATGGAAagtttagtgtctgtgtgtctgtgtatgtttgtgtgcgcgcgGGTATGTGCTTTGTATCCAATTACTAAACACTTAGTGTACTCTTTCCCATTGCATTGCCTGCTCTTGTCTGTGGCACCTCTAAACCAGACCCCATTTCTCTCTGCCTATTCCTTTGTCTTCCTCCTGCCTCCTCTCTTTAGGAAGCATGGCACCTCTTCCAATGGGTCTGGTAATCCCGCAGGTCATCCGTAGATTAAGCATAATGCCATAACAGGAAGGTACTTGACCTCAGCAGGAAAGCGCCAAAGCATCCCCTTGTCTTTCGCCCAGGATTTTTTTCAGTGGCATTGGCGAACTTGGCATGGGATGGTGTGGGGCATGGGGGATGGCATGTCTACCAATGTACATTTTAGGGGCTTTTATCTTGGCTGCTGATGCCATTTTGtaaagtttttcatttttccatgGGTCCAAGATAAAATATTAGTCTAAAATCAAGTTTCctgatttgttttcaaaatgtattcctaAACCAATGTTATCATTTCCACATTATACCAGATTCACTTTACAGTGCAATTATTATCAGGATAATAATTCTCCTCTTTGACTAAGCAGTTAAATTACAAGAATCATTGTATTGTTTCCTGGGTGCTGTTGGTACCAGTTAGCAATACTACCCAAGATTcatgtcaaaaaaataaatttgtGTAGTAAATAATTGTGTTTTCAATTAGCATTTACAGAGTGGGGAATACTGGGGAAATGGCACTTAGACTCACCTAGGCTGATCTTTCACAGGAAATCCCAGGTCTCATGGGATGAACAACTTCTGGAAGCCCTTCACCCAATAGTGGCCATCACTTAGTTTTTTTCGGAGATGTTGTTATCAATCAAAAATTGGTCTACCATTTTCAAACCAGGCACTTTTAAGGCATAGTCTAAGGAAGATGTTATGTAGTGGCTCAGGGATATAatcatattatttattatagtaCATAGAGTATGTGGTTGTGTTGACTCACAACTCCCTCTGTCTGTGCGAGTGGGTATTGCATTCCCTCcatgtggtgtgtttgtgacaTACTATCCCTGTGTGTATTTCAGGCCGGTTGGAAGGAGAACCATGCCACGTTTATGAGTGAACTAAAGAACCTGCAGGCATCTGGACTGACCACTCTAGGTCACGCACTTCGCGCGGCCTTTGACCTCCTCAACCTTAATCGCCTTGTTTCCGGCATCGACAACTATGGACAGGTATACATTAAACTTTCACCTCTACAGACTATTTGGGCCTTAGTAACTATGTGATTGTCTCCTTACTTGTTAGTAGATATTCATTTACCGACAGCCGTAGTTGCGAAACAACTAGCTCACAGGGAAAATAAACATTACGACTCtcatgcaaaaacatgtttctcaTGAACAAAGGCATGTGTATGATCCCTATCATACACTATCACTATTAAcaatttttgaaaataatttattaccTAGGTAGTGCCACTACAATTACAAATAGTACAAATCACAACCAAAAGTCTGCAATGTCATCTGCACTCTCAGAGTCTATTAAACTTTATTAGACCAAAGATGTGtattaatacaattattgaTTTTTAACAacgaaaaacacatttaaacccTGCACGTTAACTGGAGTCCATAGAGATCATACAAATGGCAGTGTtggtgtgaaatgtgtttttgctgagCCCACATGagtttcttgtttatttttcatcCGAGCCTATCGAACATTTCACAAGTACAGGTGTCAAGTGAATTTCCAATAACTAGGAAGGAGACAATTCCATTGGTGTGGTTGAAGTCAATTTACACCTAAACCTCTGGTGAGTTGATAGTAACAATGCTTTTATATATACTTAGGTGATCTTTAGGAGAAACAACATGTTGAGGAGCGAGTGTGCTGAAATAGCAGTGAGCTTGAATCAAACCCatgctgtatatgtgtgtcGGAGGCAGATTAGAGCACTAAACCACCCAATGAACAGTAGTAATTATAGTAATGATGATGctcattattgtttttatgtgcCAATATCAGAATTATTTCCCCGTCTATCTATTGTCTCTACAAACTCCTGTCTAAATGAAACCAATTTGGATTAACACACTCATTCATGAACATTGGGAGTGTGTAAATCTCCTTAGCCCTCCCTAGTGTGTGCGCATGAAAACTAGAATGCTGACATCTACAGTTTAGAGGAGGAGCTAGCCTTTGTCCTCACAGACTCACATAGTACCACAAGGACAATCAAAATCCCAGCCTGGCCAACACCAAACAGttctgaagtttttttttttgtagactgTGGCTGCAGATCTGTCTTTTCTCTGACCTTTAGATGAAAAGTCTCTCTGCCATTAAAGGTCTTTACGCTTCTGCGCATGTGCGGATCACATTCTGTATTTATATTCTCTTTATGCCTCCCCCCTTCACTTTTCTTACATATGTGTTGCTAAAAGTCCTCCTCCCATGATGTTTCTTGCTTTACTCCTGCTCTTCTGATTGGATTGTTCTATAGTCCATGTTTCAGCTTTGCATTTGGGAGCTAGACAACCTGTCTTTCTCACTTGTGTTTCAAATGCTGCCTGTATGggctgtctgtttgtttaaTATTCATGTTTGCAATAGTCTATTAAAAGTAGAAATAACACCAGCTTACTCCAAACTGCCTACTGCTATTCAGAGCCAGTCGGCCTGCTCACTCAATGTGTGCAATGGAAATGAAAAAAGAACTTGAAAATCACAATTTAGACTGCCTTTCTATGTCTTGCTTGTGTTTGTCTTGCTGGCTATAACTATTATGCCTGTGTGCATAATGCTTACGTTAGCCACTTGTACAAGTAACATCTGACAAAAGAAGTTTTGTTGTACAACACGTCCACCTGTATTACAAGTCATATCGCAGAGAGTCTTGCACTAGACAATGATCAACTCACACTGGGCCGTGGAGGAAGGAGGGGGAAGCGGCACCATCAAGCAGTGAGCGGTGGTTGTTGGAAACAAATGTCGACGTGATCCACACATGCCCAGAAACTTTGAGATATTTAGATATTTAGGCCCAGAGTTACATTTCTTCAGAAGGTCAGAGAAAAGCAGCCACTCCCATCAACTGTCCTATTTCCCCTCAGGGCCGTAACCCGTTCTTCCTGGAGCCATCGGTAATCATCACCATCACGGATGGGAACAAGCTGACGCACACCTCTGGGGTGCCGGATGAGGTGAGAGAGGACACTGGCCTTTCCCTTGACTCTGGCTACCTAGAAATCACCAGTCATTTTCCTAAAGCGTCTCAAAGTAAGAGCGCTTGCCCCCCCCCGTCCATGTAATCTAATtcattgtgatgtaaaaggcaAAACAGTCAGATCTACAGTCAGATTCTGAATACATATGGTCCCAAGACTGTGGTCTAATGAAGAAGGGCTCCTGTCCAGCCGTTACAGTTctgtatgtacagtgttgtgaaccaatatttgatacactgccgattttgcaggttgtcctacttacaaagcatgtagaggtctgtcatttgtatcataggtacacttcaactgtgagagacagaatctaaaaacaaaatccagaaaataacattgtatgatttttttataattaattagcatttttctgcatgacataagtatttgatcacctaccaaccagtaagaattccggctctcacagacatgttagtttttctttaagaagtcctcctgttctccactcattacctgtattaactgcacctgtttgaactcattacctgtataaaagacacctgtccacacactcaatcaaacagactccaacctctctacaatggccaagatcagagagctgtgtaaggacatcagggatacatttgtagacctgcacaaggctgggatgggctaaagggcaataggcaagcagcttggtgagaaggcaacaactgttggcacaattattagaaaatggaggaagttcaagatgacggtcaatctccctcggtctggggctccatgcaagatctcacctcgtggggcatcaatgatcatgaggaaggtgagggatcagcccagaactacacggcaagacctggtcaatgacctgaagagagctgggaccacagtctcaaagaaaaccattagtaacacactacgcagtcatggaataaaatcctgcagcgcacgcaaggtccccctgctcaagccagcgcctgtccaggcccgtctgaagtttgctaatggccatctggatgatccagaggaggaatgggagaaggtcatgtggtctgatgagacaaaaatagagctttttgatctaaactccactcgccgtgtttggaggaagaagaaggatgagtacaaccccaagaacaccatcccaaccgtgaagcatggaggtggaaacatcattctttggggatgcttttctgcaaagtggacaggacgactgcaccgtattgaggggaggatggatggggccatgtatcgcgagatcttggccaacaaccttcttccctcagtaagagcattgaagatgggtcgttgctgggtcttccagctagacaacgacccgaaacacacagccagggcaactaaggagtggctccgtaagaagcatctcaaggcctggagtggcctagccagtctccagacctgaacccaatagaaaatctttggatggagctgaaagtccatattgcccatcgacagccccgaaacctgaaggatctggagaagctctgtatggaggagtgggccaaaatccctgctgcagtgtgtgcaaacctggtcaaaaactacaggaaacttatgatctctgtaattgcaaacaaaggtttctgtaccaaatattaagttctgcttttctgatgtatcaaatacttatgtcatgcaataaaatacaaattaattacttaatgtgattttcaggatttttgttttagattccgtctctcacagttgaagtgtacctatgataaaaataacagacctctacatgctttgtaagtaggaaaacctgcaaaatcggcaatgtatcaaatacttgttctccccactgtataagctGGGCTAGCAAGGTTGTTAAAGAGAGCATATATTTGATCAGTTCAGGACACTAAAACATTTGCTTATTCATGAGCAGCATGTTATTTAGATGACTCACATTGtccaatttattattattacactaTTTTACAAGAAAACCTGTATTTCTGGGTTCAGTCTAGTAAAACAAATTGAATTCTAATCCCTTTCCCAACTCTACCTCCGGTCTCCAGCTCCACCTACCCTTGAACTCTCCCCTGCCTGGCAGTGAGCTGACCAAAGAGCCCTTTCGATGGGACCAGCGTCTTTTTGCTCTGGTGCTGCGTCTCCCTGGGGCAGCTGTGCCGGACAGCGAGCAGCTGGGCAGCGTCCCCACCGACGAGTCTGCCATTACCCAGATGTGTGAGGTCACTGGAGGTGGGATACCAGAATAGAAGTACAATATGCCCCCATCTTTGGGGCCATGTGTGTGCCAGGGCCATTCATGATAGTGGACCTAGAATATCGTTTTATGCATTATGTTTAAGGTATATTCAGGGTTTATTCGGACATAGAAACTCGTAGGTGTTTCGCCTAATAAGAAAAGTGTGAATTGAAATTAAAACCGGGACCCGGGAATTCTTGTGGGGTTGGACTGacattgacaaaaatgtatcctcaaaaaaaacttctgaaatgaatcaactttgAATATTGTTATATTTAGTTCGTACAATTATGTCACCATTCTACACCAAATTATCAGGCCTatttaatatatacagctccggaaaaaattaagagaccactgcaccttattctttcctttccaaaaaagtaaaaaaggaaggttttgagtgaggaacagaagggttcaaattaggagaccactgcaaattgaaaaaaGAACGCTTCAGTCACTCGTCACttgtttggaatggaaagaaaaatgtgcagtggtctcttaattttttccggagctgtgtgtgtatatatatatgtatatatatatatatatacatttgtgaCATCCAATGCATGACTGAGGCCATGCAACTCCCAGGAGACCCAGGACAGTCGATGTTGGGATATGtgtcttctgaagcacatccaatgCCATTCTGGGTCTTATCTCCCTTCTCAtttaaccaggaagtctagaAAGGAATCAAGGCAACCCAATTCTATTTCTAACCCTCCAAACCTGGAAGGTACTGGCCACCATAAGCCATCCAGAATAGGACCCCTGGGTTAACCTGGATAATCAGATTCAGCATCCCATCATACTTAGACTCATGTTTTACGAATGCTGGGAAGGCTCAGGTGCCCAATTTATGGCTACCATGGTTATGCCTCCATTTGTATAACAATGCATGGACATATCAAGCACATGTGGTCACTAAATGGTTTAATGaccataaagaaaatatgaactGTATGTCATGGTCATATCAGTCAGTGTCTTGAACTTTGTCAACTTTGTCAGAATGGTGGGGCATACCTCTGGTAAAAATTCAGATCCTTGTAGAATCTATGAAAAGGCACATTGAAGCTTTTGGCGTTTCCCACTTTGTTGGTATTTCCTATTTTGGTGTTTCCtatgtatttccaaatgctgTCTGAAAAAAGTGCAGAGTAAGTCTCTCCATTCCcattcctttttctttctttctctaggACGGTCATACTGTGTCCGGACACAGAGAATGCTGAACCAGTGTCTGGAGTCTCTGGTCCAGAAAGTTCTGAGTGGTGTTGTCATTAACTTTGAAAAGACAGGGCCAGATCCGCCTCTGGTAGGCGAAGGTATGTACTAAAAGGAGAGTTTCTGTTTGGGATTGTGTCACTGATGAAGTGTCCTTTGTTAGTAACTTCTGCCTCTTGCAATAGAAATGCAGCATTTACAAACTTACACGGTGGCACTTTAACACTTGATTGAAAATGGAAGGTCACATCCATGatctttttcacattttctgcatAGGTTGCTCTTCTCATGAGGAACTAATTTGCCTTAGGTCCTTTTTGTAGGAAGTTACTTTGAAAACATACTGTACCATGCTACCAAATACTTCACACTGAAGGATGATATTCTACACTATAAATACCCTTAGAAAAAGTATTTTACTACATCCAAATTATCGTAAGTAAATCTGTAATGTCATAGACTTAAACTGAAAAGAAGATCAAGTTCGGTGTGAATTTGGCCTACTTCAaccatatattatttaaaaaatatcaaaaacatcAGACAGTGCTGGCCTGATTTTGAGGAAATATGGCTTGGTGATGCATCTTTCCATTGAGTTCCTGCACATACAAGATGACTGGTTTGGTCCAACAGAGCCCTTTACTACTATTCTGAAATTCACCAGTCACACGTTATACGTCAAAATGGCCCAATAGGTTGCGCTGCATCACTTGGTGGATGACATGTTTATGCCTTGTTTGGTTCTACAGATGGTGTGGTTGACCCGAGCCGCCCGGTAGTGTCCTTCAGCCCACAGCCCTGGCACAGCTGCCACAAGCTCATCTATGTGCGACCCAACCCCAAGACAGGGGTGCCCGTAGGCCACTGGCCCATCCCTGAGTCCTTCTGGCCGGACCAGAACTCCCCCACTCTGGTGAGGGGATGCCATTACTCCCACAGCTACTAATGCAGTAACTAATGGGAGCTCCATAGTCCTGCCATTTTGAATTACTAAGATAGTGTTTGATAGActattaatgaatgaatgaatgaatgcgAACAGTTAAATGTTTAATGGGTCAAATGAGATGGGATGATCAATAAGCCTTATTCTTGTCTTCGTTCCTAGTTTTGGGTTAAACATGTCTCTTTACCTCTGCCTTCTGGGTCCCTAGTTGCCCTGACCTCTGGCATCCTGTGAAAGATTGCTTCTCACAGTGTCTACTGCCAAGAACTGAGGGTGAA
The window above is part of the Esox lucius isolate fEsoLuc1 chromosome 4, fEsoLuc1.pri, whole genome shotgun sequence genome. Proteins encoded here:
- the ints6l gene encoding integrator complex subunit 6 isoform X3, producing the protein MPILLFLIDTSASMNQRTYLGTTYLDIAKGAVEIFMKLRARDPASRGDRYMLVTFDDPPYGVKAGWKENHATFMSELKNLQASGLTTLGHALRAAFDLLNLNRLVSGIDNYGQGRNPFFLEPSVIITITDGNKLTHTSGVPDELHLPLNSPLPGSELTKEPFRWDQRLFALVLRLPGAAVPDSEQLGSVPTDESAITQMCEVTGGRSYCVRTQRMLNQCLESLVQKVLSGVVINFEKTGPDPPLVGEDGVVDPSRPVVSFSPQPWHSCHKLIYVRPNPKTGVPVGHWPIPESFWPDQNSPTLPPRSAHPMVRFTCVDCEPMVIDKLPFDKYELEPSPLTQYILERKSPHMCWQVFVNSSGKPSDLAQPFGYLKASTTLTCVNLFVMPYNYPVLLPLLDDLFKVHKLKPNLKWRQAFEIYLKTMPPYFLLPLKKALRMMGAPNLISDNMDCGLSYSVISYLKKLSQQGRRLPRRPG